In Portunus trituberculatus isolate SZX2019 chromosome 28, ASM1759143v1, whole genome shotgun sequence, one genomic interval encodes:
- the LOC123510280 gene encoding proline-rich extensin-like protein EPR1 yields MAGAWLLYLLASVAGTAAEGAVGGVWGRLLEDNNALANYGNSVLLGHALSHPELSTRINDKALPDPTSSPPNPPPKYSFQSSVSSLPSPHKDLADILTNLQILNILTTQDAQVLAAHAQDTMYETPYVDPDSSHHQSAVYDMAAAASRTPLMELYQYLDPDQAPKPAGQPPASPFALPPLHTPPATHHQSSASSEQHSPAPAPASSGVLDDSFPSPAPSDSTPHHPASISTPSHHTNPPLSSSSPAHPSPSPTQSPSTPTHFLPRPTHATFPPFQPMTGPAPPAGPSGVWRGPPSPSPYHLKWT; encoded by the coding sequence ATGGCCGGCGCGTGGCTACTGTATCTCCTGGCAAGCGTCGCGGGcacagcagcagaaggagcagTAGGAGGCGTATGGGGACGGTTACTTGAGGATAACAACGCCTTGGCTAACTATGGAAACTCAGTGCTCTTGGGCCACGCTCTTTCACACCCTGAGCTCTCCACGAGGATCAATGATAAGGCCTTGCCAGATCCTACATCCTCGCCTCCTAACCCTCCTCCTAAGTACTCCTTCCAATCCTCAGTGTCCAGTCTTCCCTCGCCTCATAAGGATCTCGCGGATATCCTGACTAATCTGCAGATCCTTAATATCCTCACCACCCAGGATGCGCAGGTTCTCGCCGCCCACGCACAGGATACAATGTACGAGACGCCCTATGTTGATCCTGATAGTTCGCACCACCAGTCAGCTGTGTACGACATGGCAGCAGCAGCCTCCAGGACACCGCTGATGGAGCTCTACCAGTACCTCGACCCAGACCAGGCCCCGAAACCCGCCGGTCAGCCCCCAGCTTCGCCCTTCGCTCTGCCGCCCCTCCACACCCCGCCCGCCACGCACCACCAGTCCAGTGCGTCCTCTGAGCAACACTCTCCAGCCCCAGCCCCCGCCAGCAGTGGTGTGTTGGATGACTCCTTCCCCAGCCCCGCTCCCTCTGACTCCACACCGCACCACCCTGCCTCCATCTCCActccctcacaccacaccaacccacccctctcctcctccagccctgCTCACCCTTCTCCCAGTCCCACCCAGTCTCCCTCTACTCCAACCCACTtcctgccccgccccacccacgctacctttcctcctttccagcCTATGACTGGCCCCGCACCCCCTGCAGGCCCCAGCGGGGTGTGGAGGGGTCCGCCGTCCCCCTCACCATACCATCTAAAGTGGACCTGA